A single genomic interval of Homo sapiens chromosome 15, GRCh38.p14 Primary Assembly harbors:
- the GOLGA8R gene encoding golgin subfamily A member 8R, with the protein MAEETQHNKLAAAKKKLKEYWQKNRPRVPAGVNRNRKTNGSIPETATSGGCQPPGDSATGFHREGPTSSATLKDLESPCQERAVVLDSTSVKISRLKNTIKSLKQQKKQVEHQLEEEKKANNERQKAERVLEVQIQTLIIQKEELNTDLYHMERSLRYFEEESKDLAVRLQHSLQCKGELERALSAVIATEKKKANQLSSCSKAHTEWELEQSLQDQALLKAQLTQLKESFQQLQLERDECAEHIEGERARWHQRMSKMSQEICTLKKEKQDMRWVEQLEWSLSKLKNQTAEPLPPEPPAVPSEVELQHLRKELERVAGELQSQVKNNQHISLLNRRQEERIREQEERLRKQEERLQEQHEKLRQLAKPQSVFEELNNENKSTLQLEQQVKELQEKLGEEHLEVASQQNQQLTAQLSLMALPGEGHGGEHLDSEGEEAPQPMPSVPEDPESREAMSSFMDHLKEKADLSELLKKQELRFIQYWQERCHQKIHHLLSEPGGRAKDAALGGGHHQAGAQGGDEGEAAGAAADGIAAYSNYNNGHRKFLAAAHNSADEPGPGAPAPQELGAADKHGDLREVTLTSSAQGEAREDPLLDKPTAQPIVQDHQEHPGLGSNCCVPLFCWAWLPRRRR; encoded by the exons aTGGCAGAAGAAACTCAACACAACAAATTGGCTGCAgccaagaaaaag TTAAAAGAATATTGGCAGAAAAACAGACCTAGAGTTCCAGCAGGAGTGAACAGGAACAGGAAAACAAATGGCAGTATCCCTGAGACAGCCACTTCCGGTGGTTGCCAGCCACCTGGGGAT TCAGCAACAGGTTTCCACAGGGAAGGCCCTACATCATCTGCTACCCTGAAAGATCTGGAG AGCCCGTGCCAAGAACGAGCAGTAGTCCTGGATTCAACGTCCGTAAAAATCAGTCGACTGAAGAACACCATCAAATCTTTG AAACAACAGAAGAAACAAGTGGAACATCAGCTGGAAGAA gaaaagaaagcaaacaacgaGAGACAGAAAGCCGAAAGGGTGCTAGAG GTTCAAATCCAGACATTGATCATACAGAAAGAGGAACTAAATACGGACCTGTACCACATGGAACGTTCTCTCAGATACTTTGAAG AAGAGTCCAAGGACCTGGCTGTCCGCCTGCAACATTCATTGCAGTGTAAAGGAGAGTTAGAGAGGGCTCTGTCTGCTGTCATCGCCACAGAGAAGAAGAAGGCAAACCAG TTGTCCAGCTGCAGCAAAGCACATACAGAGTGGGAGTTAGAGCAGTCCCTACAGGACCAGGCACTGCTGAAAGCGCAGCTGACACAG TTGAAGGAGTCATTTCAACAACTCCAATTAGAAAGAGATGAGTGTGCTGAACATATAGAAGGAGAGAGGGCCCGGTGGCATCAGAGGATGAGTAAAATGTCGCAGGAG ATTTGCACattaaagaaagagaagcaggaTATGCGTTGGGTAGAGCAGCTGGAGTGGAGCTTGTCCAAACTCAAAAACCAGACGG CTGAACCCTTGCCCCCGGAGCCCCCAGCAGTGCCCTCTGAGGTGGAGCTGCAGCACCTGAGGAAGGAACTAGAGAGAGTGGCAGGAGAGCTCCAGTCCCAGGTCAAAAACAATCAGCACATAAGTCTCCTGAACCGGCGACAAGAAGAGAGGATTCGGGAACAGGAAGAGAGGCTTCGGAAGCAGGAGGAGAGGCTTCAGGAGCAGCACGAGAAGCTTCGGCAGCTGGCCAAGCCACAGAGCGTCTTCGAGGAGCTG aacaatgagaacaagagCACACTGCAGTTGGAGCAGCAAGTAAAGGAGCTACAGGAGAAGCTTGGCGAG GAGCACCTGGAAGTGGCCAGCCAGCAGAACCAGCAGCTAACGGCCCAGCTGAGCCTCATGGCTCTCCCTGGGGAAG GACACGGAGGAGAACATCTGGACAGTGAGGGGGAGGAGGCACCTCAGCCCATGCCGAGTGTCCCAGAGGACCCGGAGAGCAGGGAGGCCATG AGCAGCTTTATGGACCACCTGAAGGAGAAGGCAGACCTGAGTGAGCTGCTGAAAAAACAAGAACTTCGCTTCATTCAATACTGGCAAGAGAGATGCCATCA GAAAATCCATCACCTTTTATCAGAACCAGGGGGCCGTGCCAAAGATGCAGCACTGGGAGGAGGACACCATCAGGCTGGAGCTCAGGGAGGAGATGAAG GTGAAgctgctggagctgcagcagatGGTATTGCGGCTTACAGCAACTACAACAATGGGCACAGAAAATTCCTGGCCGCTGCCCACAACTCTGCTGATGAGCCCGGTCCAGGAGCCCCAGCCCCCCAGGAGCTTGGGGCTGCAGACAAGCATGGTG ATCTTCGTGAGGTGACCCTCACCTCCTCTGCccaaggagaggccagggaggatCCTCTCCTTGACAAGCCTACTGCACAGCCGATCGTGCAGGACCACCAGGAGCACCCAGGCTTGGGCAGCAACTGCTGTGTGCCATTATTTTGTTGGGCTTGGCTGCCAAGAAGAAGGAGAtaa